One segment of Lytechinus pictus isolate F3 Inbred chromosome 13, Lp3.0, whole genome shotgun sequence DNA contains the following:
- the LOC129274029 gene encoding transcription initiation factor TFIID subunit 1-like: MSEHKSEHMPKETSEYISSEDKSEHSSEHLSEDMSEHESEHMPKETEYISEDKSEHSSEHLSEDMSEHKSEHMPKELSEYISEDKSEHSSEHLSEDMSDHKSEHMPKETPEYISEDKSEHSSEHLSEDMSEHKSEHMPKETSEYISEDKSEHSSEHLSEDMSEHESEHMPKETSEYISEDKSEHSSEHLSEDMSEQESEHMPKETSEYISEDKSEHSSEHLSEDMSEHESEHMPKDTSEYISEDKSEHSSEHLSEDKSEHSSEHMSEDSQNEQESYTDHHSDTKRKRKLQNETIKKEVTGNGNSNNTRRYCPLCDISHTKLSRHITLRHKDREDVRKALELPKKERDEIFAQFKKNGILKHNKEILGEPHPCFQQEKKIKKRMQSHYVRTVQRLL, from the coding sequence ATGTCAGAGCACAAATCGGAGCACATGCCGAAGGAGACGTCAGAATACATCTCATCAGAGGATAAGTCAGAGCACTCGTCAGAACACCTATCGGAGGATATGTCAGAGCACGAATCGGAGCACATGCCGAAGGAGACGGAATACATCTCAGAGGATAAGTCAGAGCACTCGTCAGAACACCTATCGGAGGATATGTCAGAGCACAAATCGGAGCACATGCCGAAGGAGCTGTCGGAATACATCTCAGAGGATAAGTCAGAGCACTCGTCAGAACACCTATCGGAGGATATGTCAGACCACAAATCGGAACACATGCCGAAGGAGACGCCGGAATACATCTCAGAGGATAAGTCAGAGCACTCGTCAGAACACCTATCGGAGGATATGTCAGAGCACAAATCGGAGCACATGCCGAAGGAGACGTCGGAATACATCTCAGAGGATAAGTCAGAGCACTCGTCAGAACACCTATCGGAGGATATGTCAGAGCACGAATCGGAGCACATGCCGAAGGAGACGTCGGAATACATCTCAGAGGATAAGTCAGAGCACTCGTCAGAACACCTATCAGAGGATATGTCTGAGCAAGAATCGGAGCACATGCCGAAGGAGACGTCGGAATACATCTCAGAGGATAAGTCAGAGCACTCGTCAGAACACCTATCAGAGGATATGTCAGAGCACGAATCGGAGCACATGCCGAAGGACACATCGGAATACATCTCAGAGGATAAGTCAGAGCACTCGTCAGAACACCTATCGGAGGATAAGTCGGAGCACTCATCGGAACATATGTCAGAGGATAGCCAGAATGAACAGGAGAGCTATACTGATCATCACAGCGACactaaaagaaaaaggaaattgCAAAATGAAACCATAAAAAAGGAAGTGACAGGGAATGGCAACAGTAATAATACAAGACGTTATTGTCCTTTATGTGATATTTCCCACACAAAGTTATCGCGACACATTACTCTACGACACAAAGATAGGGAAGATGTAAGAAAGGCTCTAGAATTACCAAAGAAAGAGCGTGATGAGATCTTTGCGCAATTCAAGAAGAATGGGATCCTGAAACACAACAAGGAAATTTTAGGGGAACCTCATCCATGTTTCCagcaagagaaaaaaatcaaaaaaagaaTGCAATCTCATTATGTGCGGACTGTGCAAAGGCTTCTATAA
- the LOC129269611 gene encoding protein starmaker-like yields MEKEIDKSHAEPEKEIEESKVETEESGAEIEKEIDKSNAEMEKEIEVSDSEMIKFNGEMEKEIEESKAEMETEIEESVTEMEKRLDKSKVEIKDEIDKSNAEMEEVIEESDAEMETEINLFNSIMEKELEESKAEIEESVNTEMEKGVYVDKSDAEMDNEIEEPDAEVEKEIEESIKVEMKEEIEESDIEMEKEIDKSNAEFENKMDKSKAKIEKEIEQFDAEIEEEIKESDPVIEKEKYITDTEIEKEIAKFDAKIETEIEESPTEIEKEIDKSDTEIEKEIDKSDAEIERPDSEMEKEMDKSDAEVEKDIEESNAKRNTKESDSNGDKDSDTDMGEILSIDARTILDVLVDTYDREIDANTAETGDRDFDIPNTEIREIDSDPTEVNDYDADRDIEEIVSIHAEIGDIDSDIGNSVIGEIDSDNTDIEGEEFNSEEADTEDEENDDNSETGETNSDDTETETEEESDERRLTDDDTVSEGEFGETHRKAGADSNIGQLKILYTNSDCLLNKLDELSLLLEQRTIDIIVICECLPKNCDIKLTVQNYQLEDYVQFLNIDKEDVRGVLVYVHKRYATLVKEIFFESNFNDCVWINMKLKGMDSLTLGCIYRSPTPNIYMSTTDMMTEMLCKVADSNPSHLIIVGDFNYPNINWENWTSHHSHEQKFIDCLSDCFLHQHI; encoded by the coding sequence atggagaaagaaatagaCAAATCACATGCAGAAccagagaaagaaatagaagaatcTAAGGTAGAAACAGAGGAGTCTGGTgcagaaatagagaaagaaatagacAAATCCAATGCCgaaatggagaaagaaattGAGGTATCTGATTCAGAAATGATCAAATTCAATGgagaaatggagaaagaaattGAGGAATCGAAGGCAGAAATGGAGACAGAAATAGAGGAGTCTGTTACAGAAATGGAGAAACGACTAGACAAATCCAAAGTAGAAATTAAGGATGAAATAGACAAATCCAATGCTGAAATGGAGGAAGTAATAGAGGAATCGGATGCAGAAATGGAGACAGAAATAAACCTATTCAATTCCATAATGGAGAAAGAATTAGAGGAATCGAAGGCAGAAATAGAGGAGTCTGTTAATACAGAAATGGAGAAAGGAGTATATGTGGACAAATCCGATGCAGAAATGGATAATGAAATAGAAGAACCAGATGCAGAAGTGGAGAAAGAAATAGAGGAATCTATTAAGGtagaaatgaaggaagaaatAGAGGAATCTGACATTgaaatggagaaagaaatagaCAAGTCCAATGCAGAATTTGAGAATAAAATGGACAAATCCAAGGccaaaatagagaaagaaatagagcaatttgatgcagaaataGAGGAAGAAATCAAGGAGTCTGATCCAGTaattgagaaagaaaaatacataactGATACAGAAATTGAGAAAGAAATAGCCAAATTTGATGCAAAAATAGAGACAGAAATAGAGGAGTCTCCTACAGAAATTgagaaagaaatagataaaTCTGATacagaaatagagaaagaaatcgACAAAAGTGATGCAGAAATAGAGAGACCTGATTcagaaatggagaaagaaatGGACAAATCTGATGCAGAAGTGGAGAAAGATATAGAGGAATCTAATGCAAAAAGAAACACTAAAGAATCTGACTCAAATGGAGATAAGGACTCTGACACAGACATGGGAGAAATTCTCTCAATTGATGCACGTACAATACTTGATGTACTTGTTGATACTTATGATAGAGAAATTGATGCAAACACTGCGGAAACTGGAGACCGTGACTTTGACATTCCAAACACAGAAATTAGAGAAATAGACTCAGATCCTACGGAGGTAAATGACTACGATGCAGACAGAGATATTGAGGAAATTGTCTCAATTCATGCAGAAATTGGAGATATTGACTCTGATATTGGAAATTCAGTAATAGGAGAAATTGACTCAGATAATACTGATATAGAGGGTGAGGAATTTAACTCTGAAGAAGCAGAtacagaagatgaagaaaatgatgataattcagAAACAGGAGAAACTAACTCAGATGATACCgaaacagaaacagaagaaGAATCTGATGAGAGGCGTTTGACTGATGATGACACAGTAAGCGAAGGAGAGTTTGGCGAGACGCACAGGAAAGCAGGTGCCGACTCCAATATTGGAcaattgaaaattttgtataCCAATAGTGACTGCCTACTCAACAAACTGGATGAACTTTCCCTGCTGCTGGAACAACGAACTATTGATATTATTGTCATCTGTGAATGCCTGCccaaaaattgtgatatcaagCTGACTGTGCAAAATTATCAGCTTGAAGACTATGTCCAGTTTTTAAACATTGACAAAGAAGATGTAAGAGGAGTCTTGGTGTATGTGCACAAACGTTATGCTACTTTAGTcaaggaaatattttttgagtcAAACTTCAACGATTGTGTGTGGATAAATATGAAGCTGAAGGGAATGGACTCATTAACTCTGGGATGCATTTACCGTAGTCCAACTCCAAACATATATATGTCAACTACTGATATGATGACTGAGATGCTGTGTAAAGTTGCAGATAGCAATCCTTCGCACCTTATCATCGTTGGTGACTTTAATTACCCAAACATCAACTGGGAGAACTGGACATCCCATCATTCACATGAACAGAAGTTTATCGACTGCTTGAGTGACTGTTTCCTCCATCAGCATATATAG